GCTTTTAAAATTTCATTTACTAGTTCAAAGCCTGGATCTGAAATACACGGCGTTCCAGCGTCTGTTACAAGTGCGATTTTTTTTTCATCTTTTAGAAGATTAATAATATTTGTAATTTGATGAAGCTTGTTATGTTCATGATACTGGTACACCGTTTTTTCAATTTCATAATGAGAAAGAAGCTTTTTAGTAACTCTTGTATCTTCTGCAAAAATATAATCAACTTCCTTCAAAACTTTTATTGCTCTAAAAGTTATGTCTTCTAAATTTCCAATTGGCGTACCAACAACATAAAACATATATTTCTCCTAATTTTAATTTCTTTTATTAATTTTGATAATGGTTATTTTCTTTTTCCTGTTCCACTTATTTTTTTATTCATTTCTTCAATTGCTCTTTTTAACTGAACGTCTCCAGCTGAAATAATTTTAGCTGCTTCTTCTTTACCTTTATCTTTTATAATAATATCTTCTATTTCTTTTTCTCTATTTTTTCTAGCTTGTTCGCTGTCGTTTGCATACCCTTTTAATGCAAGCAGTTCTTCCATTTTTACTTCTATATCAGGCTCAATTCCCTTTTCATGAATGTAGTTCCCTTTTGGTGTAAAGTATTGGGCAATAGTAAGTTTTATGGCATCCTCTGTTCTCAAAGGTATAACTTGCTGAACGATTCCTTTTCCAAATGTTTTTTCTCCGATGATTGTACCACGTTTGTAATCTTTAATTGCACCTGTAACAATTTCAGAAGCACTTGCACTTGCTTTATTTGTTAATACGATTAATGGGAAATTACCTAGATTTTTTGAAGTTCTGTTATAATTTCTCTGTTGTCCATTTTTATATTTTAAGTAAACAATTAAATCTTCTTTTACAAAAAGTGAAGAAATATCTTGTGCTTCTTGTAGCGAACCTCCTGGATTAGAACGTAAATCTAATATTAATCCTTTCATTCCTTTAGATTGTAAATCCTTAATTGCTTTTTCAACTTCTGCTCCAACGTGATTTCCAAATCTTAAAAGACTCACGTAACCAATGTTATTTTCAAGCATTTTGCTTTCAACCATTTCCAGTTTAATTTTAGCTCTTGTCAATGTAAATTTCATGGGT
This window of the Leptotrichia massiliensis genome carries:
- a CDS encoding S41 family peptidase, which translates into the protein MKRNKIVQAVLGLVLVSMPLFAATTIIKTSRNDKNTSAGYSKDATELNRIVDVINIIENNYVGKEETPSKKELYEGAVAGVVNRLKDPYSEYLTKADLADFSEDMEGEYVGVGMSISKKKGESLEVISPFIGSPAEKVGIKIKDKIIKVDGKDILPLTANETVKLLKGKEGTKVDVEVVREGKKEPMKFTLTRAKIKLEMVESKMLENNIGYVSLLRFGNHVGAEVEKAIKDLQSKGMKGLILDLRSNPGGSLQEAQDISSLFVKEDLIVYLKYKNGQQRNYNRTSKNLGNFPLIVLTNKASASASEIVTGAIKDYKRGTIIGEKTFGKGIVQQVIPLRTEDAIKLTIAQYFTPKGNYIHEKGIEPDIEVKMEELLALKGYANDSEQARKNREKEIEDIIIKDKGKEEAAKIISAGDVQLKRAIEEMNKKISGTGKRK